CGCTATCGGCATAGCGAGACAGATAATGTTGCATCTTGGGAAGGCGGACGACCTCGCTGTGAGAAGCTCATTAGATCAACCACCCTTCCCGACAGCGGTATAAGGATAGCGCTTTCATGAACGTGAATCGCAAAACGTCTTTCCAGATCCTGCTGGATGAATGGCGATTGCTCAACTTCTATGGACGCTTCGAGCAGGTCGTCGCGCTCATCCTGTCTGCGGTAATCGCAGTTATCATCGTGGTCTCGTTGATCCAGCTAATCGGCGCTGTCTTTACGCTCCTCATCATGGGCGGCTTCAATCCGATCGACCATAGGATCTTCCAGAGCGTGTTTGGCATGGTCATGAACTTGCTAATCGCGATGGAGTTCAAGCATTCAATCGTTCGTGTCGCGCTGCGCCAGGATAATATCATCCAGGTCAAGACCGTCCTCCTGATCGCTCTAATCGCACTTGCGCGCAAATTCGTCATACTGGACCCGGAGGTTGGCGCGGAAAAGATTGCCGCGCTGGCGGCCACTACGGTGGCGCTTGGCTTGACCTACTGGCTTCTGCGCGAACGAGATGATCGAACGTCGCCTGAGAGCTTACCCCCCAAGTCTTACATGCAATAACCCGTTTTCTTCGAGCCCGTGATCGAGTCGCGACGCCAAGCTTGACGCAGCTTAATAAAATAGTCAGTAGGTTGTGCTGCCTTGCCGTGTTATCTATTTGGGATGAATAAGTCCCGAACCGGCGCTCGTCTAAAGGCTCGCTTGTATTCGCGGCTGAACTGAGAGGCGCTGGTATAGCCGATCGCGAAGGCTGTCTCGGTCACGCCGTGACCATCGGCCAGCCTGCGCCGCGCTTCGACTAGGTCGTAGATCTGTAATTTGCAGTCGCTCGGCGGTTGTCCCTTGAGGGTCTCAAGGATCTGTCCGCACTCGCCGATCCGAGGATCGGTCGTGCTGTATCGGGTCTCACAAGGCCGGACGTTGCATTGACTCGAAGCGGGCTCGGGAGCCCATCTGATAACCTTCGCAGATCGTCCGTCCCTGCGTTCCCTCGCGGGACACCGCCATCGGGTCAGCTGGAGAGCATCACCGCTGGCGAACGGGAACTTATCGCATTTCAGGCCTCGAACAAGGTGCCGTCGCGGAGCATGGCGTGCATGATGACGGCGAGGCGGCGGGCGAGCGCGACCCGGGCTTTCTTGAGGCCGCGCCGCTTCGCGATCTTCAGCGCCCAGGTCTTCAGCGCGAAGGTCTGCCGCGTGCGCGTCAGGATCGAGTTCGCCGCCTCGTAGAGGAGCTCGCGGACGGTGCCGTCGCCCTGCTTGGTGATCCGGCCGGTCCAGTCGAGCTCGCCGGACTGGTGCCGACGTGGGACGAGGCCAAAGTAGGCGCCGGCTGTCCGCGACCGCTTGAACCGACCCGCTTCATCGACGGCGGCGGCGAACGCAGCGTAAGCGTGGCCTGAGGGCCGCCTTGCCCGTTTGGCCGTAGCCGGGATGCTTATCGTCTTTGACGAGGGCGCGGGCGGTGCGGGAAGTTTTCGGTTCTGAGACTGGTCGTACGAGCGCTCGTACGACTGGTCGTGTGGAGGTGGTCGGCCGGGTATCGGGCCGACGGAGCTGGTCGGACGCGGAGAAGCTGGAGATCCTGGCCGAGGCGTTCCGGCCGGGCGTGCGGGTCCGTGATGTCATCGCCCGGCGCGAGGTGTCGAGCAGCCTGATCTATACGTGGCGCAAGCAGGCGCGGCTGGGCAAGCTGGGCGGGGTCGCGCCTGCGCTGCCGGCATTCGCCGAGGTGCGCGTGGCCGATGTCGCCGCACCTGCGCCGCAGCCGGCGACATCCACGTCTGGCCTCATCTGCATCGAATTTCCGGGTGGCGTCCGAGTGAGCGTGGACGGGTCGGTGGACGCCGGCGCGCTGGCGCGAGTGTTGTCGGTGCTGCGTTGAGCCCCACGCCGTTGCCGACGCGGGTGTTCCTGGCGTGTGGCGTCACCGACATGCGCAAAGGGTTCGATGGCCTGGCGGTACTGGTGCAGCAGGTGCTGGCCCAGAACCCGCACTCGGGCGCGTTGTTCGCGTTCCGGGGCAAGCGGGGTCATCTGGTCAAGCTGCTGTGGTTCGATGGGCAAGGCCTGTGCCTGTTCTCCAAGCGGCTCGACCGGGGTCGGT
The window above is part of the Sphingomonas sp. JUb134 genome. Proteins encoded here:
- a CDS encoding phosphate-starvation-inducible PsiE family protein; amino-acid sequence: MNVNRKTSFQILLDEWRLLNFYGRFEQVVALILSAVIAVIIVVSLIQLIGAVFTLLIMGGFNPIDHRIFQSVFGMVMNLLIAMEFKHSIVRVALRQDNIIQVKTVLLIALIALARKFVILDPEVGAEKIAALAATTVALGLTYWLLRERDDRTSPESLPPKSYMQ
- the tnpA gene encoding IS66-like element accessory protein TnpA, which codes for MVGRVSGRRSWSDAEKLEILAEAFRPGVRVRDVIARREVSSSLIYTWRKQARLGKLGGVAPALPAFAEVRVADVAAPAPQPATSTSGLICIEFPGGVRVSVDGSVDAGALARVLSVLR
- the tnpB gene encoding IS66 family insertion sequence element accessory protein TnpB (TnpB, as the term is used for proteins encoded by IS66 family insertion elements, is considered an accessory protein, since TnpC, encoded by a neighboring gene, is a DDE family transposase.), whose translation is MSPTPLPTRVFLACGVTDMRKGFDGLAVLVQQVLAQNPHSGALFAFRGKRGHLVKLLWFDGQGLCLFSKRLDRGRFVWPVTATGTVTLTPAQLSMLLEGIDWRRPERTFTPTLAG